The genomic DNA AGTAGTTTTAATGAGTTTCACAATAATTTTGAGGCTATTCAGAAAGAAAATCCAGAGCAATTTAAAAGTTACTTAGACGGTATTGAAAAAGTAGAAAACGCTTTGAAAATTGACTTAAAAGAGAACTTTATTAGTTGGATAGATGATGAAGTCGCACTACTCCAACTTCATTCTACAGTATCTCGATCTAAAAAAGATATTGCTATTGTTTTAAAAACTAATGATCGTGAAAAAGCAAAGCAAAACTTAGATTTTATTTTAGAACAAATACGAAAACGTAGCCCTGTAAAATTTAAAGACATTAATTATAAAGGTTATCCTATTAACTTTATGTCCATAAAAGGCTTTTTCAAACTACTCATAGGGAATTTGTTTAAAGGGATTGATAAGCCCTATTTTACAATCATAGAAGATTATGTTGTATTTAGCAATCATCCTAATACTTTAAAAAGCATTATAAATAGTTATATAAATAAAGAAACTCTAGACACTTTTGAGGCTTATAAAGACTTTGATGATGAGTTTGATAGCAAGTGTAGTGTTTTTACTTACATCAATGCTCCTAATTTGTACAATAGTGTGTACAACTTTGTAGATATGAATACAAAAAAGCAGTTAAAAGCGAATAAAGATTATTTTATTTGCTTTCCACAAATAGGAATTCAATTAACTCCAGAAAAAAACTTTTTTGAAAGCAAACTAATAATCGATTATGAAGATCCTGATATTGTAAAAACGAAATACACTTTTACAGATGCAAGAACGTCTTCAAAAACGAATGTCCCCTCTCCTCTAATAGAGGTTACTGAGGAGAATTTAAATAAAGAAACTATTTTTAATATTCCTGAAATTTTCCCAACTGATTTAACTGCTAAAGCGTTTATAAAAAAACATCCTAATGGAAAGGTTAAATTTTCTGTAGAATTAAAAGATGGGTTAAAGCATGGAGATTATGAGGAATATTATAAGAATGGTAAACTAAAAATCTCTGGAAAATATTCTAAAGATGTGCAAAGTGGTGCTTGGCGTGTTTATAATTTTGATGAGGATGTTGTATTTAAAAAAAGGTTTTAAGACTAATAATTTATAGACCGTATTTTATCGTCATAATTGATCATTAATGATTTATTCTCCAGATAGTTGGCTTTAATATTTTTTATTTTCTCATGAAAATTCTGTATCTTATAGGTTGATAATCAATATTTTTCAATCATGGGAACAATAAAAACACTCAACAAATGGGCAAATGCGCATACGTATTTACCGCTTGATTTATTACGTGTCGCTTTAGGTGTCTTTTTATTTATAAAGGGCATTGGTTTTATGTCCGACAGTGCCATGCTAATGGAATTATTTAAACCAATACAAAATTTAGCTGGTGGTATGGCGGTTATTCATTATGTAGCTCCTGCTCATTTTATTGGCGGTATTTTAATTGCTTTTGGTTTACTTACCAGATGGGTCATTATTGCTCAGCTCCCCATTTTAATTGGGGCTATTGTTATAAATTTTGTTGGAGAAATGATTTCCAACAATTTGTTTTTAGCTGTTATGACGTTATTTGTTTGTCTCTTCTTCTTAATATACGGTTCTGGAAAAAACTCCTTGGATTATTATTTTAAAATGCAGAAGTGAAAAAAGAAGTCTATTTTTTGTCCGTTCGAGCGCAGTCGAGAACCATATATCTTTAAATATAGAGGTTTCGACTGCGCTCAACCAGACATTCTTTTTATATCTACCTTATTAGAATCCACAGAAATTTAAAAACTTAACTTACTACTCCAGAATATTTCTCTATTAGTCTTACAATTAAATCGTTTAGTTTTTCAACTTCAAAATTATCTGTACTTGGTTTTAAATGTGGATTACCAATCCCGCTATCATCAGTAATAAAAACATAAGTCCCATTTGTTGAAACACTAAAGAAACGCATTAAAAACTCAACATTCTTATCAGCTCCACTAGCTACTATTGGGATTATTTTTATTCCTTTTTCTTGTGCCAATTTTATTTGCTCTTTAATTATAGCTACATTTTCTTTAGTAAAATGAGGCGGGGCATCTAGCAATAAAAACAATAATTTTGCTTTTGCGTTAGCATTCCATTTTTTGCTCATAGATACTTTCAATGCTTGCTCTACAGCTTCTTCATAATCTCCACCTCCTCCTGCTCCTTGATGAGATAAAATATCTTTGACTGCATTGATATCTGAATTAAAGTCAAAATCTCTTACTACATATGCATCTCCAAAATCTCTATAAAACGTTAAGGCTACTCGCTTGTTGTCTATACTTTTATCCAATCTCGTAATAATATTTTTTAATTCAGATTTTAAATAATCTATTTCGTCCCCCATCGACCCTGTAGCATCAATAGTAAACATAACATCAATATCGTTAGATTGTGATTGTGCATCTAATGTAAACTCAATCCGCTCGTATGTGTTTGTGATTTTTTTTCCAAAAATTCTTTTGTTTTGTTGAATTTGAAGGGTATAATATTCTCCTTCACATTTTTGATTCAAATCTTTAAATAATGTAACTTCTCCTGTAAAATCTGTTCTTGCTGTCATTATTAATTGATTTGATTCATTAAACAAAGACACTTTTATATTATTTAGAGGTAATCCTTTATTGTCGTTAATAGCTATTTGTATTTTGTTTTCCAGATAAAAATTCCAGTTTTGTTGTATTTCTTTATATTCGTCTTTCTTTAAATTCTTTTTCCACTCACTCCATTTCTCTAAGTCATTAATCTCTCCAGCTGTTAATAAACCCGATTGGGGCTCTTGACTATTGATTTTTACTCCACTAACTTTTCCAGATAATTTTGAAGAAACCGATTCTGACTTAACAGCAGCAACAGCACTCGTTATTTCCCTTTTTTTTGCTGTACCATATCCTTTTATTACGATTTCATCTAAGCTTGATGTATCTTCTTCTAGTACTACTGAAATTGTATTAAGGGTTCCAACTTTCTTTTCTTGCGTTACAAAACCAAGGTAAGTAAAGACAAGAATATCCGTTAACTTTGCTTTAATTTTATATAATCCCTCAAAATCTGTAGTAACCCCTTTGCTTGTTCCCTTAATTAAAACATTAACACCTGCTAACGGTAAATTATCACTTGCCGATGTTACTTTTCCCGATATTAGTCTTTCTTGTCCTTGAATTTGTATTGAAGTGGTCAATACAATAATGAATGTTAATAGTGCTTTCATAATAACTGATTTTAAAGTTTAGCATAAAACTAACTTCAAACGCTTTCTTATAAAACCAACAATGAGTGAAGTGCGCTTTTGAATGAGTAAGGCATAAAAAAGAGGCTACCTAAAAAGTGCTATATTTTGTCATCCAGAGCACAGCGAAGAATCTTATTGATTTCTAAATCAAAACATCAAACCTTTATAGATTCTTCATTTCATTCTGAATGACACTTTTTAGCCTTTTTTAAAAACATTATGTTTTAAATCTATTTAATGTCTAAACTATAAGGGAATAACAATTGAATCCCTTTTTTCTTAGACATGGATTTTATTTCTTTTAAAATTCTGTAGTTTTCTTCTCCCAATTCCTCTTTTAAAATAGTTTCTTTAGCTTTCACCAAACCTAAATCACTTAGTATTTGATCTAGATCTTTTTCATAAACAGGAAATTCTTCTATTTTATAGTCTTCAATGTCTGCTGCTTCAGAGGCTCTTTGCAACGCTAAGTCTAATCCGCCTAGCTCATCTACCAGACCATTATTTAAGGCATCTACTCCAGTCCAAACACGTCCTTGAGCAATAGCTTTTACATCATCTTGACTCATATTACGACCTACGGCTACTCTATTTGTAAAGAGTTCATAAATATCTACAATACTTTCTTTAATAAAAGCACGTTGTTCATCATTTAAAGGCTCAAAAAAGCTATATGAAACTGCATTTTTATTAGTGATGACTTGTTCTGCATTAATCCCTATATTATCTGCTAATTGTTTACCATTTGGTAGCACGCCAAATACGCCAATACTTCCTGTTATTGTTGTTGGCTCTGCAATAATCTTATCGGCATTACATGCAATATAGTAACCTCCTGATGCTGCTACGTCTCCCATAGAAACAATAACGGGTTTTACTTTTTTGGTTAACTCTATTTCTCTCCAAATCAATTCACTTGCCAGAGCACTTCCTCCTGGAGAATTTATACGTAATACAATGGCTTTGACTTTGTCATCTTCTCTAGCTTCTTTTAAAGAAGCATTCATAATACCTTGCCCAACTGTTTTCTCGTCACCTTCCCCATAAATAATATCGCCTTCAGCATAGATAACTGCTATTTTGTTTTTACTCTTATTGGATTTTAATTTATTGGCTGCATAAATTGAATAATCTGAAATAGTAATAGTCTCTAAATCATCGTTAGGTTTCACCCTTAATACATTCTTAATATCATTAATATATTCATCGTGATATGCTATTCTATCGATGAGCTGAGACCTTTTAGCTAAATCTGCCGTTCTGCCTAACAAGCTATCTGCAATGGTATTTAATTTTTCTGAAGTTATATTTCTACTTTTTGAGATATCTTGCTTGATTTCATTCCAAAGCCCATTTAGATATACAGAAATCTGCTCTCTGTTTTCATCACTCATTTCATTAGTCAAAAATGGTTCTACAGCACTTTTATATTTTCCAAACCGTACGACTTCCATTTTAAAGCCTGTTTTTTCTTGAAAATCTTTAAAATATAAACGCTCTGAATAGAGTCCTTTAAACTCCATCATACCAACCGGATTCATATAAATAGTATCGGCAACGGAACTTAAATAATAATCTTTCTGTGTATAAATATCACTATAAGCAACAACAAATTTCCCCGATTCTTTAAATTTTAACAACGCATTTCTCAAAGCTTTTGTTTGTGAAATACCTGCATTAATAAAATTATTGGCGATTGAAATTCCTTTAATTTTATCATCTGTAGCTGCATAGTTT from Flavivirga abyssicola includes the following:
- a CDS encoding DoxX family protein, coding for MGTIKTLNKWANAHTYLPLDLLRVALGVFLFIKGIGFMSDSAMLMELFKPIQNLAGGMAVIHYVAPAHFIGGILIAFGLLTRWVIIAQLPILIGAIVINFVGEMISNNLFLAVMTLFVCLFFLIYGSGKNSLDYYFKMQK
- a CDS encoding vWA domain-containing protein; protein product: MKALLTFIIVLTTSIQIQGQERLISGKVTSASDNLPLAGVNVLIKGTSKGVTTDFEGLYKIKAKLTDILVFTYLGFVTQEKKVGTLNTISVVLEEDTSSLDEIVIKGYGTAKKREITSAVAAVKSESVSSKLSGKVSGVKINSQEPQSGLLTAGEINDLEKWSEWKKNLKKDEYKEIQQNWNFYLENKIQIAINDNKGLPLNNIKVSLFNESNQLIMTARTDFTGEVTLFKDLNQKCEGEYYTLQIQQNKRIFGKKITNTYERIEFTLDAQSQSNDIDVMFTIDATGSMGDEIDYLKSELKNIITRLDKSIDNKRVALTFYRDFGDAYVVRDFDFNSDINAVKDILSHQGAGGGGDYEEAVEQALKVSMSKKWNANAKAKLLFLLLDAPPHFTKENVAIIKEQIKLAQEKGIKIIPIVASGADKNVEFLMRFFSVSTNGTYVFITDDSGIGNPHLKPSTDNFEVEKLNDLIVRLIEKYSGVVS
- a CDS encoding DUF3352 domain-containing protein, yielding MKKRKVLSLLGLLLTSYVLYLVYAFYIDTNDNIKSIYLVPKDAVYVIESQKPIENWNTISKSDIWKHLNTNAYFNNLSESLNKLDTIFKQDESTFKRFGNREILISAHVFTPEKYDFFYVIDLQKIAKLDILKNHLNTITSDNFKVSKRKYHEHQITEVYDTETHETLYVSFIKNQMIASYVHTLVEASIDQYSEPEIGRNLNFLEVTKAIGHDDMFRLYFQYKYLDDFIKIFSNNSGELGKTLSNSLEFSGFSFDLDDNTIVANGITNFNSKANPYLKALKNSGTSTRSISQVAPKQTALYFSFSFSSFNEFHNNFEAIQKENPEQFKSYLDGIEKVENALKIDLKENFISWIDDEVALLQLHSTVSRSKKDIAIVLKTNDREKAKQNLDFILEQIRKRSPVKFKDINYKGYPINFMSIKGFFKLLIGNLFKGIDKPYFTIIEDYVVFSNHPNTLKSIINSYINKETLDTFEAYKDFDDEFDSKCSVFTYINAPNLYNSVYNFVDMNTKKQLKANKDYFICFPQIGIQLTPEKNFFESKLIIDYEDPDIVKTKYTFTDARTSSKTNVPSPLIEVTEENLNKETIFNIPEIFPTDLTAKAFIKKHPNGKVKFSVELKDGLKHGDYEEYYKNGKLKISGKYSKDVQSGAWRVYNFDEDVVFKKRF
- the sppA gene encoding signal peptide peptidase SppA, with the translated sequence MDFIKRVLSTVTGIIVFLMICFLGLFLIGLLFGASSDEVVQVKSNSVLELKLNFPIKDYADKTEFAEYPFLNEDDKNGLFNIIDAINYAATDDKIKGISIANNFINAGISQTKALRNALLKFKESGKFVVAYSDIYTQKDYYLSSVADTIYMNPVGMMEFKGLYSERLYFKDFQEKTGFKMEVVRFGKYKSAVEPFLTNEMSDENREQISVYLNGLWNEIKQDISKSRNITSEKLNTIADSLLGRTADLAKRSQLIDRIAYHDEYINDIKNVLRVKPNDDLETITISDYSIYAANKLKSNKSKNKIAVIYAEGDIIYGEGDEKTVGQGIMNASLKEAREDDKVKAIVLRINSPGGSALASELIWREIELTKKVKPVIVSMGDVAASGGYYIACNADKIIAEPTTITGSIGVFGVLPNGKQLADNIGINAEQVITNKNAVSYSFFEPLNDEQRAFIKESIVDIYELFTNRVAVGRNMSQDDVKAIAQGRVWTGVDALNNGLVDELGGLDLALQRASEAADIEDYKIEEFPVYEKDLDQILSDLGLVKAKETILKEELGEENYRILKEIKSMSKKKGIQLLFPYSLDIK